AGCGTGCACACTAGCAGATGCCAGCCTGCGTGTTAATATCTGCACCTTCTCTTGGCTGCCACACAGAAGGGCAGGTCCCATTTTCCCAGCCAAGCCTTGGTCAACAGGCACCCTATTTTGCACTGGGGGACAAAATGTGACTTCCGGCAGCTCCTGTTCAGGGCGAGTCTTTTCCCTCCCAGGCTTTGCCTGGGGAGGGACCCTGAGGCTAAGCTTGCTGCTTCAGAAGGGATACTGCCTTGCCAGGCGGTGGGCACCAGGTCCAAGCTGGAGTTCCGCATGACTTCCCTTTAGCTGTGTGACCACAGGCACACGGACTCGACACCTGGGTCTCACCCGAGGCCAGAGCAGTCATTCCCTCAGGCCCGTTGTTGACAGAGGGAAATAAAGCCATGGTTACAGTAGCCCCAGCTTCTAAATCTGGTAGAAAGCCTCAATAACAGTGAAATGATGGAGCATACAGTCTCCTAATTCTTTGTTGtcgttttttttctttcccttctggaaCCCCATGGCGTCCCTGCGGCTACGCTACGTATGACTCAGGCTGCTGTAAGTGGAGGAAAGCGCTTCCTCCTCAGATTATCGGTGCGACTGAAACCCCCGTTCAAATCCGCTGCCAGACGTTCCCAGGGCCCCGTTCAGTGCTCAGAGTGTCAGAGGCGGAAAGGTGGGAGGTCTCTCCGGAAACACCTGTCTCTCGTCTCCCAGGGAGATGTCAAGACACTGTTCAGACACTGAATTCTCCTCccgtgggggaggagggaggaccaGCCATCTCCTTCCCAGCTGCGGGGcgggtgggggaggcgggggctCCTGCCTGGAAACCATTTCCGACACTGGCCTGTCATCTGCTGAAATGACCCCATTAGAGGGACCCTTTAAGTCAGGTCACGTGCTCCCGTTACCATCACCCCCCGGCAACTGCTACGGTCTCACCTGCCTCTGTCAGCTTTCCTCAGGGAGCGTGGGTGAAATAATTCCAGGTCTTGCCATTTTCACGGATTTTTCCCCCCCGTTTTCTGGATACTGCCTCTCGTAGGTGGTGGTGTGTGGTACCTGCAGACCCTAGATGGTGAGTTTGAAGCTGCAGACACCTCCTACAGTTGCCAGGATGGATCCTGAACCCAGCGTGGACCGAGCATCTGGTCCCGAGCGCCTTGCccaagaaaatgttttccttttccttctttttctttccttataaacACCACCGCCAGAACCAGTCCATCTGCAGCGATGCCTTCCTGGGAGATCGGATGACGGCACCCTGAGCCTCATCAGGGAAGCTCGGGGTAAACGCCAGGTGGAGGCCAGGGGCGTGTCACCGCCTGCCTCCGGGTGAGTGTGGGCCGTGGACACTCGGTCAGCTCCTGCACCAAGAAGCAGTATGGCCACCAGCCTGTTGCCTCggctccctgagcctcagtttacccatctgaAAAACTGAGGGTGACCAGCTCACCACGTGAttcgtgtacacacacacacactgccacaGTCACCATTCTCTATTTTCAAAACGGGTTTGTTGTACACACCCAGCTTTAACAGAGGTAGGACAAGCGGGAGTCCTCCATCTGGCTGTGACCTTGAAGACTTTAATTAAAGCCCCCATAACTCGCCTGCGTGTGGTTTGGAGCCACAGTTTTCCCGTCAGTAAGGTGCAGGGGACAAGGTGGGTGGCTGGACCAGATGCTGCCTATTTTCCTTTTACTCGGACATTCCTGTGATTCCAAGAAAActacctttctttctctctctctttcaataGAAATTAACAGCTCACAGGAGGTTTGTCAGATGCTTGAGAGTCAGAGAAGAGGATGTCAGGTGATGGTTccagggtggggggctgggggatgTGATGAGAGGAATAGAGGGAAAGGAAACACTTCCCAGAGCAGGAGCCAGGACCACAAAACCTCATGCAGGACACCGGGAGTTGGGGTGTCTTGGGGGAAAGAAGGAGAGGATTTGTGATGCCAAGGCTCCACGAGATGGACATGGTCTCGCCCTCTCTGAGGTGGCCCTACCCTCTGTGTCTTTGCTCACACAGCTCCCCTCCTTCTGCTTCTGGTGGGAGCCCCATTCATCCATCAAAGCCTGACttagagatttccctggtggtccagtagttaagactccatgctcccaatgcagggggcaggggtttgatccctggttggggaacttaagatcccacatgctgtgagggacagccaaacaataacaacaacaacaaaaacccctgACTTAGTGCTCGTTTCCTGTAGCCCAGGGTTGGCACACTGGTAATGGAAAGGCCACGAATAAGCAGTTTTGACTAAGGCCACGTGACCTCCATCACAGCTCTTCAACTGTGTCCTTGTAGCTCTAGAGCAGCCAGACATGACCTGTGAGCTAGGGCCGTGGCTCTACTCCTAAAAGAATTGATTTGAATTTTGGGTGCTTCTCATGTGTCACAAAGTGTTATTcttcctttgattaaaaaaaaaatcattttaaaatgcaaaaactgTTCTTAAATTCGGGACTGTATAAATACAAGCAAGGGGTCATCGTTTGCCAGTCCTGCTCTGGCCTCTTGCTATGCAAAATGCAGTTCATGGACTAGCAGGTCAGCCTCACCTGAGAGCGTGGTGAAAAAGCAGAATTTCAGGGACCACCCAGAGTGACTGATTCGAAGTCTGTATTTCAGCAAAAATCTCTGGATGACCTCTGTGcactttaaagtttaaaaaaaatactgatgcctggTTGTCACCCAGGATTGGGCTATTACAGGTGTGGTTGCAGCCTGGACACTGGGATTTTGTAAAGCTCCCTGGCAGATTCTGATGTGCCCCAGGAAGATTCCCCAAGGAGAGAAGGCTGGCCCCCCCACAACCTGCCTCCCAAAGACCCCTGGTCACTCCTCCTTGACAAAGCTTGTCACCATGTGAGCTCAGGTTACGCCCTGAGCTCCTCCAGGACCAAGACTCCATGCAATCTTAGACACAGGAGCTCAGACAAGATGCCCGCCCTCTTGGGAGTCAGTCTCCTCCTTAGGATGGATGAGATGGGCTCTGAGTGCTTTTGTAGCCGTGAAGACACTCTCCCCTGGGAactccaatggttaggactctgtgctttcactgccagatgcccaggtttaatccttggtcgGGGATCTAAAAGGGACTCCccagctggctcagcagtaaagaatctacctacaatccaggggacacaggtgacgcaggtttgatccctaggttgggaagatccggggaggaagaaatggcaacccactccagtattctggcttggaaaactccatggacaagggagccttgGAGGCTAAGaacccacggggttgcaaagagttggacgcgactgagcatgcaccctcgggggactaagatcctgtaagccatgcagcctggccaaaaaaacaaaaaacccaaaacaaaaccacTGTCCCTTGACCCCAGAGGAATAGTAGGAAAGACACTCCTGGCCTCTCTCCAACCCCCAGCTTCTCCCCGGCTCAGGGCTCAGAGTCCTCAGACTGGCCCAGGCTTGGAGCTTCCCAAGGACTCTGGGGGCAGTAGGGACAAAAAGAGGCAACCTCACCCCACTCAGTCCCATTCGTCACATTCAGCAGGCCCCACTGAGCCCCAGGGATGGCCAACAATCCCCTCTTTCCgaccccctctcctccttcccactgAGTCCCATAACCCCAGGCCcatctccttcctctgccttctgtGGTCCCCTTACCTGGGATTTCCCTAGAGAagagggtgagggaggggtgCACTAGGTTGGCTCAGGGCCCTGTACCCCACAGGTACGGCTCTGAGTCTCTCCTCCCTGCAAGGCCCCTATCACATGGAGCCTTCCACCTCCTGGAGCCCCCAACCCAATATGTGCACAGCCCTAGACTTCTGAATCCTGAAAGAGGCCCCGAGAACGCATCCCTCTTCATACACATGGGGGACCAAGTCTCAGAGGGGGAGGGACTCACACCCAGGACAGTGCAGACCAGggacccctctcccctcccctcccccctcccctccccctcccccataccTCCACTCACTGCAGAGGGCTCCTCCCTCTGCACCAGCTGCCCCAGGCGGGGAAGGAAGAATGGGGCGATGGGGTTTGTGGGAGGTGGACAGCCAGAGGGGCCTGCTGGGACCACACCCGTGCCAAGGGGCCTGCCTTTGACTGAGGACAGTGTGACCGGGCCCTGCGTCCTCCCCTCCCCGGTCGGCATGACCACCCGGCCCCAtgggggccagggtgggcagCTGTGGCCCTCACACCCCTCCCAGCACACAGTAACGGAAACACCTGCCATTTACTGAGcagctactctgtgccaggcactgtgctaagcactgtgATCTTCTGAGACAGTGCTTCCATTTAATAAGTGATCAGAatgaggatcagagaggttatCAGCCAGacgaaggtcacacagcaaggaaggGAGTGATAGGGGAGGGATGGTAGAGAACAGCTCAGAGATTTCTCTGAGAAGACATCTCAGAGATTTGAAACTAGAAGGCATCTCAGAGATTTCCTCCTCAATCcctggaattcaaacccaggtctgtctgcatCTGTTTGCCAGGGGCTCTCAGACCAGGTTGGCAGCAGGCCGCAGGGGCCGTGTTCACGTTTGTCCCTGCAGCTGATCCCTCAGAGGTGCTGGTTCCAGGAGACAGGGTGAGCTGGAGGACAGATACAGCCACACCAAGGAAGCTCAGCTGCCCTCCCAGGCTGCAGCTGTCTTCTGTCCCAAGACCTCCTCACATCACAGTGAATGCATATGCTTTGGGTTCAGCAGTCCTGGGACTGAATCCTTGCGCTGTGTGCCCTTGGAACTCAGTTTCTCCTTCTGTGAAGTGGGAGTACCTAGCTAACAGCGTTGCCGGAAGCAATGGAAAGAAGTTGTGGAAAGGGCCTCACACAGGTGATAAAGAAACAGTAACCACGCTGTTCGGTGTTTCCCGTTCTGTGGAGTCTCCCTCTCCTGGGAGCAAGCTTTTCCTCAGAAGGGAACAGAAGGCACAGAGCCTCTTGGAATGTGACAAGGCTCCCTGGGCTGAACCCTGAGTATTAGCCCTTCTTTAATTAGCCTTTAACTAAAAATAATGCCCCCCACCACCTGGGCTGTGCACCTACTTCCCCAGAGGGGCTGAACCACATCTGGGAGTTGAAAGAGGGGTGCTGGGTCGGGGAGTGGGGAACAGCCAGCCTGTGAGACAGAACCTAGAAGATAGGCAGGTGCAGAGAGCTGGAGGCTTTATTGAAGGAGATACAGAACCGGGTGAGGGCTCTTGCCATCAACCAGACCATGGCCTCCATCATCCCCACACTGTCAGGGACTCCTGGACACCTGTCcgtctccctcccctgcccctggacAACACAAAGGGAATCTTACCCCAGACTCATCAGAGGTGCCCAAGGGGGCCTCCAGAGTTCTGTTCAGGAGTGGGTAGGGAGGGGACAAAGGACAGCCCCTCCCGGGCAGTCATGGACAGTCCCATCACACCGGTCCATCCATCTCTCCACCAGCCGGCCTGTCTGTGCCTGAGTCGGCCCCCATCACTTGCAGCTCTGGAGCCGGGTCCTATGGTGCTTTTCCTCCGTCAGCAGGGGGATGAAGGTGTCGCTGTGGGACAGCTTCAGCCGGCTGCTCCAGCTCGGGTCCTCCTTCCCGGCGGGCTCCGGCGGTGGGAGGTGGTCCAGGTCACCGCGGGAGCCCCCTGCCTTGCCCTCACCAGCAGTGCCGGAGTTGAGCTCCATCAGCTCCAGCTCGTGCCTGGCCGCTGTCTCCAGGACTCGCTGCTTGTTGTAGTATCTGACAAAGTTGTTGATGATGGGATGAATGGGCAGGGCAATGGCAATGACCCCACACAGGAAGCTGATGGCCGCATTGAGCTTGCCCAGGGTGGTCTTGGGGTAGATGTCACCGTAGCCCACCGTGGTCATGGTGATGATGGCCCACCAGAAGGACTGGGGGATGCTCTTAAACAGGGTCTCTGGGTGGCTCTGCTCCATGGTGTAGCCCAGGGCAGAGAAGACAAAGATGCCCACGGCCAGGTACATGAGCAGCAGCCCTAGTTCCTTGAAGCTGCGCTTGAGGGCGTAGGTGAGGGTCTGCAGCCCGGAGGAGTGGCGCGCTAGCTTGAAGATGCGGGCGATGCGCATGATCCGTAGGGCCTGCACCGCCTGCTGCACGTTGGTCAGCTCCATCATGCGGGCGCCCAGGTGTGTGAGCGTGAGGCTCACGTAGAACGGGAGGATGGCCAGCACGTCCACGATGTTCATGAAGGACAGGGCGAAGTGCAGCTTGTTGGGCGAAGAGAAGAGGCGCAGCAGGTACTCCAGCGTGAACCAGCCGATGCACGCGGTCTCCACGTTCTCCAGCGTCGGGTGCTCCACGCGGTTGCCCTCGGCGTCCAGGACCTGCAGCTCTGGTATGGTGCCCATGCACATGACCACCGACGAGACGAGGATGAGCAGGAAGGACAGCACGGCCACCACGCGCGCCGGACACGAGGACTCGGGCTTCTCCAGGAACTTCCAGACGCACTTCTGGCAGCGTTGCCAGCGGCCCTCCGCCGTGTCCACGCCCAGGTCGTCCAGGATGAGCTGCACGCGGCGCGCGATCTCCTCCAGCTCCTCACGCTTCTCGCTCAGGTGGCTCTTGCAGCAGTCGTCTAGGAACTTGAGGTCCACCTTCCAGAAGTCCATCTCGTTCTTGAAGCAGATGGGACAGATGCCCTTCTTCATGTGCACCTCCCCGAAGTAGTAGACCTCAATGACACACTTGAAGGCATCCGGGTCCCTGTCGAAGTAGAACTCGCGCTTCCCGGGGTCGTAGTCGTCGCACAGGGAGAAGATGGTGTCGTAGCCTCCGGCCAAGCAGTGGATGAGCTCGGCCAGCCGGGTCTCGGGGTACCGGCTCAGGAGGTCTCCGTACAGCACCTGCCGCACGCCCCCCACGTTGACCACGATCTCGATGTCGTCGTCCGCCCGGGAGTCCTGGCTACCCGGCTCCGGGAGGCTGCGCTCCCCGGTCCCGTCCATTCTCCTGGCGTGTGCCCGAGCGGCCTCGGCTCCGCGCCCTGCAGCCGCCGCAGGGTCGGAGGGTCCCACCGGTGCGCAGACCCAGGGGAAGCCTGGCCGGCGCCCGCCTGCCTGGAAGCGCGGTCACAACCGGCGGCTGCGGGCTGGGGCGCGCCGCGGGGGAGGCATGCACCCGGCGGCGGGGGTCCCGGCGGGCATCCGGGCTCTGGGGGCGCGCCGGCGGTGCGGGGCGGTGTGTGGCGGGGTCGGTTCTCGCGACCACCTGCCTCGCCCCGAGCACTCACCCCGGCTCCCGGGTGCGGCGATCCGCCGCTTCGGCTCGGCCTCTTGCAGGAGTGGGGTCCCCCTCGTGGGCGGCAGGCAGAGTCCTGGGTCCCCGAGCGCGCGGGTCCCCGCGTGCGCCCCCGGCGCGAGACGGGTCCCGTCGCTGCCGGACCCACACCGCCCGCCGAGGTGTGCGGAGAGCGAACTTGGGCTTGCTTTGCCCAAGCCGTTTCTAAACACAATAGGAATTCCAGCCTGACGTCAAGAGCTTTTCAGACTGTACCCTCTTCTGGTGAAATTCTGCAAGGCACGCGCGGCAGCGGCAGGGGAATGGGTTAACCCTTGGGCAGACGGGCACAGCTGCGCGCCCGCCGCCACCGCTGAGCGCCTGTCCTCGCCTCCTGGCGCCTCGGGTCACACGGGGCCCGGGACCCCCGGCTTGAAAGCGACAGGCCGGCGCTGGCTGaaaagtttctctctctctctgcatcgAGAAGATCGATGGTGAGAGAACACAGCCGCCTGTTGCTCGGCCCGCAAACCGTGCCCAAGAAAGCCCTTCAGACGCCCTCCCGCGCGTCCCGGCCGCCGGTCCCGCCTGGTCCCGGGATGCTTCCCTCGCTCCCCCTAGGGGGTCACTTTCCACCTTCACCCGAGTGCTATATGACGGCTACAGCCAGTCCAGCCccatggaggagagaagggacctgcccaaggtcacacagtgaaatGGGAATGGACCCCAGGGTGGGCGCCTCTTCCTCAGAGATTCCTGCTGTCCTGGCTGACCTACAAAAGCTCCTTAGCGGACTGAAAGTCTGCCTCGAAGTCCTCGCTGTCCACTGCTTTCCATTTCTCTGCAATCCAAAATCACCACCAACCTCCAGAGCCTTGAACCCCCAGACTCCTACCTCCCCATCCCCATCATCTGTCACCCAGGCCTGTGTGTCCCTCCCACGAAACGTCCCACACCCTCCCCTCTCTTCCAGATTTGCAGCCTCTGCCTGCACcattccagcagcagcagcatctatccTGCAAATTATCAAGCATCACCTGTCAACCGGGGACTTTGTTAACAAAAATATTGTAAAGAGAGGGACGAGGAGGCAGAGTACAgggaatttttagggcagtgaaactactctgtataACACTCTAACTCTGGGTACATGTCATCCTGTGTTTGTTTAAACTGTGGGGTGTGCCACACCAAGAGTGGACGTCAgcgtaaactatggactttgcaTGATAAAGATGTGACAGTGTTGTATCATTGATCGTAACAGATGCACCTCTGGTGGGAGAGGCTGAAGGAATGAGGGGGCAGGGAGTATGTGGGAACTCTCTGTCTTACTATTTacttttgctatgaacctaaaactgctctttaaaaatctattaaaaatatattctgtagGCTGGGTCACtgacagtactttttttttttttcttctttaatgagATCATGTAAAACTGAATATGTTAAAATACATCACATGAAGACAGTTTGGTGAAACTTctttttacagattttattttgtttgcatttaaaaTCAACCTATGATGTGTTACTACAGAataagaaactgagattcagaaaggttGAGTAAAAATAACAGTTATTATAAATGCACCATGAGCCAAGCACTTGCATCTCCATAGCATCCCTCTGAGGATGCAAGATGTCACGTAACCTGCCTGAAGTGCTCAGCCAGGAGGTGGCGAAGTTGCAGTGGGAACCCTGGGAGCCTGCTGCCCCAGCCCACAGGCTTCGCCTCCCTGTCCAGGTTGCTCGGCTGCTGGGGGAGCTGGGATTTAACCTCATGCCAATT
This window of the Bubalus bubalis isolate 160015118507 breed Murrah chromosome 12, NDDB_SH_1, whole genome shotgun sequence genome carries:
- the KCNF1 gene encoding potassium voltage-gated channel subfamily F member 1 is translated as MDGTGERSLPEPGSQDSRADDDIEIVVNVGGVRQVLYGDLLSRYPETRLAELIHCLAGGYDTIFSLCDDYDPGKREFYFDRDPDAFKCVIEVYYFGEVHMKKGICPICFKNEMDFWKVDLKFLDDCCKSHLSEKREELEEIARRVQLILDDLGVDTAEGRWQRCQKCVWKFLEKPESSCPARVVAVLSFLLILVSSVVMCMGTIPELQVLDAEGNRVEHPTLENVETACIGWFTLEYLLRLFSSPNKLHFALSFMNIVDVLAILPFYVSLTLTHLGARMMELTNVQQAVQALRIMRIARIFKLARHSSGLQTLTYALKRSFKELGLLLMYLAVGIFVFSALGYTMEQSHPETLFKSIPQSFWWAIITMTTVGYGDIYPKTTLGKLNAAISFLCGVIAIALPIHPIINNFVRYYNKQRVLETAARHELELMELNSGTAGEGKAGGSRGDLDHLPPPEPAGKEDPSWSSRLKLSHSDTFIPLLTEEKHHRTRLQSCK